One part of the Prunus persica cultivar Lovell chromosome G5, Prunus_persica_NCBIv2, whole genome shotgun sequence genome encodes these proteins:
- the LOC18776563 gene encoding BTB/POZ domain-containing protein At3g05675 has product MDTALQTKPCRFGDKNTSDIVICLKNREGIPKRFYSHSSVLINKSKYFANRLSHPGSNHCIDIYCSEVNYDHHVNLLRLLYLPTDSILDSFDSVKSAVGILQLAVVFQCEEIACCCIQYLEAVPWEDKEEELILKAVSKLGPKAMPILARIQPVDLAATKDVFVSAVRIATSIAGPCPPFGNELKTSAQEQVEFMLGEDEDAPLVTADEEVKSVLRMGLSQIYSSFEKELSSLLLEPDLVSERAEEKILHSLSDLEWMCNILGKMDLMKDFVSNWAESSSNVLGVVENNKLDSFMWGLKIKLIEITAKVLEAVGYGNVILPTPIRLTLLKTWLPYIRKMKPLLDSKGSEETGFPYKMSEDLCQSIEGAMVTLVLALPSNDQADILADWMGAEQVRYPDLSEAFEVWCFRTKSAKRRLVEGLDGAGNATVSL; this is encoded by the coding sequence ATGGACACAGCTTTACAGACCAAGCCTTGTAGATTTGGTGATAAGAATACTAGTGACATTGTTATATGCTTGAAGAATAGAGAAGGGATACCGAAACGGTTCTACAGCCATTCTTCTGTTCTCATAAATAAGAGCAAGTACTTTGCCAATAGGCTTTCTCATCCAGGCTCTAATCATTGCATTGATATTTATTGCTCAGAGGTTAACTATGATCACCATGTCAACCTGTTGAGGCTTCTGTATCTTCCAACAGACTCAATTTTGGACTCATTCGACTCTGTGAAATCTGCCGTTGGTATTCTTCAGTTAGCCGTTGTTTTCCAGTGTGAAGAGATTGCATGCTGCTGCATCCAGTACTTGGAGGCTGTTCCTTGGGAGGACAAAGAAGAGGAACTTATCCTAAAAGCAGTTTCCAAATTGGGTCCAAAAGCTATGCCAATATTAGCTAGGATCCAACCTGTTGATTTAGCTGCCACCAAAGATGTTTTTGTCTCAGCAGTTCGCATCGCCACATCCATTGCGGGACCATGTCCTCCATTTGGCAACGAGCTTAAAACGTCTGCTCAGGAACAAGTTGAATTCATGTTAGGAGAAGACGAGGATGCACCGTTGGTCACAGCCGATGAGGAAGTAAAATCAGTGTTGAGAATGGGCCTATCCCAGATTTATTCATCATTTGAAAAGGAATTGTCTTCCCTGCTTTTGGAGCCTGACCTTGTGTCCGAGAGAGCAGAGGAGAAAATATTGCACAGCTTATCTGACCTTGAATGGATGTGTAACATACTTGGGAAGATGGATTTAATGAAGGATTTTGTCTCCAACTGGGCTGAAAGCTCCAGTAATGTTTTAGGGGTAGTTGAGAATAATAAACTTGATTCTTTTATGTGGGGTTTGAAAATAAAGCTCATAGAAATTACTGCTAAAGTCCTGGAAGCAGTTGGCTATGGCAATGTGATTCTTCCAACTCCAATCCGGTTGACATTACTAAAGACATGGCTTCCTTACATAAGGAAGATGAAGCCCCTTCTGGATTCAAAGGGCAGTGAGGAGACAGGTTTTCCATACAAGATGAGTGAAGACTTGTGCCAGAGCATAGAAGGGGCCATGGTGACCTTGGTACTGGCATTGCCGTCGAACGATCAAGCAGACATTCTGGCAGACTGGATGGGAGCCGAGCAGGTTCGGTATCCCGACTTGAGTGAGGCCTTTGAGGTCTGGTGTTTCAGAACAAAGTCTGCAAAGAGAAGATTAGTGGAGGGCTTGGATGGGGCTGGCAATGCCACTGTTAGCCTCTGA